Proteins found in one Brachypodium distachyon strain Bd21 chromosome 5, Brachypodium_distachyon_v3.0, whole genome shotgun sequence genomic segment:
- the LOC100833356 gene encoding F-box protein At1g47056 — translation MGQSPSFPLSKSSPPPLCRRSLSSSMAPPMPALPVPAGSGSIAPFVAPPPARDHTQDLPDEILTLVFASLTPAERNACSLACARWKEVDAATRHRLSLEARALLGDAAPHLFARFTAVTKLALRCARGSGADSLSDEGATLVAAALPSDRLARLKLRGLRQLSDAGLASLVAAAPVLRKLSVASCTFGPKAFVAVLRSCPLLEDLSVKRLRGLTDTSGAVTAITEDILFPPASSLRSVCLKDLYSALCFVPLIASSPNLRSLKILRCSGAWDQPLEVIAARAPGLVEIHLERLQVGDRGLMAVSACTNLEVLFLVKTPECTDAGIISVAQNCHKLRKLHIDGWRTNRIGDHGLMAVARGCPDLQELVLIGVNPTVQSLRMLGEHCRMLERLALCGCDTVGDTEIICLAERCAALKKLCIKGCPVSDRGMGALNGGCPSLVKVKLKRCRGVSYACVEHLKVARGDSFSISLDIVLEHDAGGASENAVQETGQVQITELTGQMAAMDLPTNAAGAQSFAQANSRMRSVMSALRRRFGNPPPM, via the coding sequence ATGGGCCAGTCGCCCTCCTTCCCCCTCTCCAAATCCAGCCCTCCCCCGCTTTGCCGCAGGtcgctctcctcctccatggcgccgccgatGCCCGCGCTCCCCGTGCCGGCGGGGAGCGGGAGCATCGCACCCTTCGTGGCGCCCCCGCCCGCGCGCGACCACACGCAGGACCTCCCCGACGAGATTCTCACGCTCGTCTTCGCGTCGCTCACCCCGGCCGAACGCAACGCCTGCTCCCTCGCCTGCGCGCGGTGGAAGGAGGTCGACGCCGCCACGCGCCACCGCCTCTCCCTGGAAGCGCGCGCCTTGCTGGGGGACGCCGCGCCGCATCTGTTCGCCCGGTTCACGGCCGTCACGAAGCTCGCGCTTCGCTGCGCCCGCGGCTCGGGCGCCGACAGCCTCAGCGACGAAGGTGCCACGTTGGTGGCCGCCGCGCTGCCCTCGGACCGCCTGGCCAGGCTCAAGCTCAGGGGTCTCAGGCAGCTATCCGACGCCGGGCTGGCgtccctcgtcgccgccgcgccggtgcTCCGCAAGCTCTCCGTCGCGTCCTGCACCTTCGGCCCCAAGGCCTTCGTCGCCGTGCTCAGGTCGTGCCCTCTCCTCGAAGACCTCTCTGTCAAGCGTCTCCGCGGCCTCACAGACACTTCCGGCGCTGTGACCGCCATCACCGAGGATATCCTCTTCCCACCTGCCTCGTCGCTGCGCTCCGTGTGCCTCAAGGATCTGTATAGCGCCCTCTGCTTCGTGCCGCTGATTGCGTCCTCACCCAACCTTCGCTCCCTCAAGATCTTACGGTGCTCTGGCGCCTGGGACCAACCGTTGGAAGTCATCGCCGCTCGTGCTCCTGGCCTTGTTGAGATCCACCTTGAGAGGCTCCAGGTCGGCGACCGTGGCCTAATGGCCGTCTCGGCCTGTACGAATCTGGAGGTGCTGTTCCTTGTCAAGACCCCTGAGTGCACTGACGCAGGCATAATCAGTGTTGCACAAAACTGCCACAAACTGCGCAAGCTACATATTGATGGGTGGCGCACAAACCGGATTGGGGATCATGGGCTCATGGCTGTTGCTCGAGGATGCCCGGACCTTCAGGAGCTTGTCTTGATAGGGGTCAACCCCACGGTGCAAAGCCTCCGGATGCTTGGTGAACACTGCCGCATGTTGGAGCGGCTCGCGCTTTGTGGCTGTGACACTGTAGGGGATACTGAGATTATTTGCCTGGCTGAGCGCTGTGCTGCTCTCAAGAAGCTTTGCATCAAGGGATGCCCGGTCTCAGACCGTGGAATGGGAGCACTGAATGGGGGTTGTCCCAGTTTGGTCAAGGTCAAGTTGAAAAGGTGCCGTGGAGTATCGTATGCATGTGTTGAACATCTGAAGGTTGCCAGGGGAGATTCGTTCTCGATCAGCTTGGATATTGTTTTGGAGCATGATGCAGGGGGCGCGAGTGAAAATGCTGTGCAAGAGACTGGACAAGTGCAGATTACTGAGCTAACTGGTCAGATGGCAGCCATGGATCTTCCTACTAATGCTGCTGGTGCTCAATCTTTTGCGCAGGCGAATAGTAGGATGAGGAGCGTCATGTCAGCACTCAGGAGGAGGTTTGGCAATCCTCCACCAATGTGA